The sequence CTGGCCAAGACACTCAGCATGCGCCACGGCGGTGACCGTGACATTTCTGGTGGCGTCGACGACTCGCCAAGGATGTCCAACGGCTCCGCAGGTGAGCAAGACACGAAAAAGAACCAAATGCAGTCAGTGGTGCATTCTGCTATGGCTGCCAAGACAAGTACGAATGGCTCATTGGTTCCACCGTTCAGGCCACAGCTGGGCACCAGTGGCTCCAGTGGCCGTGGTGCTCGCGAGGTGGAGGACCCTGAGACCAAGGCACACTTGAAGGCTATGGCGGCGAAGGCTCTGTGGAAGCTCGCCCGCAACCATTTGGGCGTCTGCAAGAGCATTACAGAGTCACGTGCGCTTCTATGCTTTGCTGTGCTCCTTGAGAAGGGCGATGGTGATATGGGCACTGGCATTCAGTTGTTCTCGGCAATGGCGATCATGGAGATTGCCCGTGTCGCTGAACACAGCCTCGTGCTGCGACAATCGGCATTCAAACCCAGCTCCCCAGCAGCTAAGGCTGTCGTTGATCAGCTGCTCCGTGTCGTCTGCAAGGGCGACTACGACGATTTGCTCCTCCCATGCATCACCGCCCTTGGTTGCCTTGCGCGCACCTTCACAGCAAGTGAGACCAGGATCATCGCCCCTCTTGTGCAGCTTCTCGACGAGCGTGAGCTACCAGTTATCAAGGAAGCGGTGGTTGCGCTCACCAAGTTCGCATGCACTGAGAACCACCTACATGTGAACCACTGCCAAGCTATTGTCGATGACGGTGGTGCGTGTCACCTTGTCCAGCTTGTCTACCTCGGCGATGAGGTGCAGATTGAGGCACTGATACTACTCTGTTACATTGCATTGTACGTGCCGGAGAGCGAGGAGCTTGCTCAGGCTGGTGTGCTCGCTGTGCTGCTCTGGGCATCAAAGCAGGTCCACATGGTTCAGGACGCGCGTGTCGAGGCACTGCTGCCAGATGCCAAGGCAAGGCTGGAGCTTTTCCAGTCTAGGGCCTCCCAGTGATGCTGGAAAGAGGACATCTGGATATGGGTTAGTAGTTCTTTGCTGCAATGTGTAATTAGAGTAGAATTATTTCCATTGTTCGCCATTGCTCTTGTGAGGTATGCGTAGGCTGTACATATGAAGCCATTGATTTGTCTCAGAAAATTGGTTGGGGGTGTTGAATCATAATTCACGAGACATTGAAACAAAACATTAGTGTACCTGTAAAATCGTTAATGAAAATTTCTGTTCATTTCTTGTTTCATCAAATGTGCTTTGCAACTAGTTCAACCAGAAATCACAGCGGCATGAAACTCCAATAATACTGAGTCTTAGCAGAATCCTGCATGTATGTATAGTTATAGGCAAGATTGCTGATTGCTTTGCATTTGCCAATATAGTTTGTTCTGATTTGTCTGTACATGTTATTGGTTTCCATTATTCAAAGTATATTTTCTAGTCAAGATTAgataaatacttaaaaattgCGCTATAAGTACTGCAGAGATGTGTGTCTTATTTATTAGGAATCTTGGTAAAGAAGTGCACTTGTCTATTTTTCTAGATTTGTTCTACTTTTGCAAACATGTTCCAGTCATGGTTGAGATGTCCCATGGTATTTACATTGTTggaaatttgtttttaaaaaataagcttTGTGATTGTAGCAATTACGGTGGAACATCATTTCTCTAAGTTAAGGTACAAGGCAAATCAGCAATCAAGtagtacaacaacaacaacaacaacaaagcctttcagtcccaaacaagttggggtaggctagagatgaaacccataagatcttgcaagtctagtcatggctctggcacttggatagctaacttccacgcacccctattcatggctagttctttggtgatattccagtctttcaaATCAGCAATCAAGTAGTAACATGATAAATATAATATACTCTCTGTACATGCGACATGCGTTAAGTAGAAATCGTACATCTAGAATTGAGCCCACTCGTTTCTACTGaaaatttgatttttaatgGAGTGAGAAAATATCTAGGAAGGAATCtaattgtgaaaaaaaattgatgcttgTACAGATGTTTCTGAGAGGAAAACAGTAGGAGAGTCTCCTACTATGTGTATATTAGTTAATAAATTTACAGAAAATAACAGCAAGTTATTTTTTCTAGGAATGTTGCATATCTAGCCTTGTTTGTATGAAAGTTAAGAAAGAGAATCGAGCCAGGAAAGTTAAGAAAGAGAATTTGGCCATGTTGAAAGATTTGTACATATTTCTTTTTAGCTCTATGGATATTGGATAACCAAGgcaatttcaaatttgaatattcCTTCTAGGCAAGTTTGGTCAACTCCTTGTAGAGATGTTTCAGTGATGTAGAACTATGGCAAAGAACTGCACTTGTCTACTTTACCAAACTTGTTCTATTTTTCCGATCATGTTCCACATGGTTGGACATGTTCCTAAAAGAAGAAATGCAATAGCAATAATCTTGTGTGTGTAGCAATCAAGTGGTAACCTGGCAATATTCATTGAATAGAAATTAAACCATATTAGCACTGAGTCAACATGTTGCTCAAGGAAATTTTGCTTTTTCACCAAGTATGAGAAGGAAGTTCTGATTCTGAGGGAAAAAAGTATTCTGTGCGTCATGCATTGCTTGATTGACAAACAAATACCACATCGTAAGTATGCAAGGTTCTAAAATCTGGGTTTCTTTGCAGCGGTATTGCactttttagattttttattctttttagtgCTTTTCCATTTGCATTTGTGTCCATCGAATGGAAATCAGATTGTGAACAAAATGAGATGACGTTACACCCATGAGCCATTGTCTTCACTTGGCTTTAATAAAGATCAAGATTATGCAATTAATCAGGGTTTTCCATAGGCAAACATCTATGCTGTCCTTGTCCTCCAACATCATCGAACTTAAAGTTGACTAACTTTTTTTATTAGTTTGACAAGTATTAGCCGCCTTGCCTATGTTAGCCAACTTCTCCGTTCAGCCAGTTCTGTCTCAGACCTGCTTTGACCCTGTAATAAAAAGTAAAGTACAAAAGTTCAGTTGTTTAACTTTTCATATACAAGCAATCATCTCAGAATGAGATTTATGATAATAGTAAACCTACATATCACGTAATTCCCTGATGCATGGATGACCTagcgatgttttttttttcaagtggGACAATTCATGCCCTTTACATCAGCTGTTGAATAGAAGTTTTCTTTTGCTATCCGAATAGCAAGTTGTACTATTCTAGTATGTTTCCTCTTCTCGTCTGATTGATCTGAGATTATCTGATCATGATCGTTGCTGCATGTAAGAACAGCATACTGACACTGTTGTGTGGGCCCCGTTCGAGGTGGGCAACTAACATGGACCAGCATGTCAGCATCAGTTCCAGTCACCAATCGAAACTACTCACCTCCACAGCTCCCTGTGATGGTGACACCGCACTTGTTGGTGACTTAGAACACCTTCTCCAGGCTTATTTTCTCCCTGGCGGCGGGGGAGCCCAGGTAGCCGCAGCCGCAGGGCACATCCTCTCCTGCAAGTGCCTTCACGGCGGCGCAGCAATCCGGTGACGGTGGTACCTTTGCCCTGTCTTTCTGGACGTACTGGTGGCAGTTGCTCCACAGCGCGTTGATGTCGTTCTGGCATGCTGGAACTCCTGTCTGAGATGGAGAAACTGAGACAGCTGCTACTGTAGCTACTGCAGCAAGTAGGAGGAGCGTTGCAGCCAGGCGGCCAGCTGAGCTCAGCTGGGACATCCTGGTATGCTCTTTGTAAAACAAATTTGCCTAATTAATTTGAGTTTTCGTTGGAATTGTTGTAGCTGTGGTGTAGTGCATTAGTGATCTGGACTGCAGTTGTTATTGATAGTGCGTAGAGGGTTTGTTTGGGTGCTTGGGGTTTTTGGTGCTTCTGCAGGGAACCGTTGCAGCGCAATATTTGTGAGTTGCTTTTAGGCTACGTGTTTGCTAAAGTTAGTGCTGTTTTTATGCTACATATTCGCTCTTAGAATAGTGTTCACTAGAATACTGGAGCGCCTTGTGAGTAGCTGACAGAGATGACCAGCGCTATTTGTCAGAGGACAGAGTGTTCTGTGATAATACAAATGCAAATTTGCAAAGTCAACTTATTTCTAAGGAAAACAAAATAGATGCATGATGTTCGATTGCATATGATTCCTGAGAAAATGACAGAAGCTTTTACCTGAAGTGCAACTTGGGTTGCCCTTTCAGCAGCGTAGAGAATTGCTCCTGCACAATCCTGATAAAAAAAGATTTGCatgagatgaagatgatgagagtTTTCAAAGAATTGTACAGATATTTACTTGTTTAATTTTGTCTTGGACAGAGTTTTCAAAGGTGATGCAAAAAAAACATAACTCAACAGTAACAGTAGCAATTTTTCATAAACTTATAAAGGTaacttttttgttttattcaaaCAAAATAAAGGTACCTTGCGGTCAATTTTGCCATTATCGCAATCCATAGCAACCGAGTATACAAATGATCTGAATGACAAATGAAATCGCAGTAAGAAACTGTTTAAGCATGTAAGAAAAAGTCTTGAGCAGGTATTCCTACCTTGACGACTGCAACGAGGTGTACATATCTGACATTTTCCCTTGCATTAGAAGCGTACCCATTACGGTTAGGGCCATGTCTATACTGATAAAATGTTGCATCAAGAAACAGGACATATATAAGAACTGCATGACTTTACCTGTATGAACTGAAATTCACCAACTGGACGACCAAATTGCTCCCTCTGACGAATATACGGACGAACAACATCAAGGGATGCCTGCATAAGGCCAACAGGTCCTGCAGTTAATACAAGCCTTTCCAGATCAAGCCCTGATATCATGACATAAACACCTGCAACAAGAGAAGGCATTGGGAAAATTCAAGGTGGGCATCTAGTTAAGAAACTGCTACTTTTATAGGGAGTTTGAAAGCTTGTTCTGGAAGCTTCTCCTTTTACAGGGAGTTTATTAACTTGTTCTTGACGATAGTAAGATAGAACTATCACAGTTTCCCATGTGTGGAGTAGCACAGACAACCAGCTATAAATAGCAAAAAATATCTCAGGACAGGAACCAAGTTTAGAATAAGCTTCACAACAGTCAGAAGAGAATACCTTTGCCTTCTTCGGCAAGAACATTTTCTTGTGGCACAAAGCAATTCTCAAAAACAAGCTCGCATCTGCAAAGTAGACAGCtgttagaccatctctaacggtttctcttcaggGATCAGAATCCtctcacgacgggattttcgttcccttcagcgctccaacggtttcccttcacagttcccgtcacgacgggattcccagggtcattccctccaagacgggattctctctccattcccttcgcgattcccttcgaaaggaagctgttggagatgagaggaaataaagggaatgagaacggggaagggaatcgggaagggaacgaaatgaaaggaatatggttggagatggtcttaaaTTGGTTCCAATgcctaactttttttttcaattataCTGCTCAGGTAGAAACATCATACTTGTCACTTCCTCGCATGCCAAGTTTGTCCAACTTCTGAGCAGTACTGAACCTGTAATCATAATTAAAGACCTTTAGTAACATACACATTTCACATGATCAGAAAGTTCTGGAAAGATATGTATTCATGTCTGTTGGAGTAAGAGATTGTCTTACTCAAcaaatacggtgagagtttttttaagaggagactcaagtttggagatcaagaaacactacaaatgtattgatattagaaaaatggatcagtcTGAGGAAATATCACAGCGTGATTTAGTGTTTGGGCACCTCTGGGTTcagtgtgttgccttgagcattctccttgtgacctctcttcccagatgaccacgacctcctatttatagggtggtgcgtagcttagtgtataagttatcacgatgtacaaatttCTAGAACatgaccgaattactaggcattatcctagataactactttttaccctgcatagaagataaatatctaccatagtaactattgtggtgcctgcaccctgaggggtgagccggtcaccaattgcgctctgcgccgcactgtcaggggtgtcaggataacccccgttgtactggggtgtcaggacagcGCCCACTAGTCTAGGTATTTAACGTCGGTCACTTTCTTGTAGGCAAAGAATGACAGGCGTTCTCCTTCTGGCCGATCTTTCTTGAgacttgatgactcaccctgtagcctttgggaagcctgcccgagccccGAAGATGGGGGCTCCGGGGGAGGCATGgttccgggagatggaggcttcgagaggtaTGGTTCCGAGAGATAGAgacttcgggaggcatggctcctggagttggaggcttcgggagatggaGTCTTCGGGAGGCATGGGCTAGCTAAGCCATGGGGCCGTTGGGTGTCCTTAACAACAACctccaacagtagcccctcgcgagggcggCCAACGGAATGGTCGGGCTTGTGGTTCTTTCAGAGCAGGGCCTCCGGTGGTCCCTGGCTTTGCTattgatggctcatggtccctAGTATCGCTTGGCTTATCTTGGAGGATTCGATCCACTTGATCTGGACTGTCCGTTTGATGATGTTGATgataaggggcattgaatgtgccCTGTGAAGAAAGGCACGATTACGTCCTGTCAGCCGGACGTGGGACGCGTGGCGTCTTGTGGTTGGGGGGTCGTGGGGGGCGGTTTCGCTCCCCCATGGTCGTGGCTTGGCAGACGAACGGATAGGGCATGCGTCCGCTTTTCTAGTAgaggtaatctctcccttatctttataaggTGAGGGATTACCCTGAGCGGCCTTTTTGCTCGCGCCTCATTCTCGTTTGCCCTTTGTCTCCAATTGTTCTTGCTTTGCGCGTGTGTCCGTtggttgctgttcttctttctttcttgccaTCCAGCGCCCTTTCGCCATCCTCCAGCGACCTGTATGGCTAGCTTGAGTGTCCCGGGCGGAACTGGAACTCAGGCAGCAAGCGAAGCTGCCAGTGCGGCCTCGGCGGGGGGCCCTCAGGTGGCGCCGGTTCCTCGTTGTTGATGGGGCCACCACCAGGGGTGGAGCTCCGCCGCGCTAGCAGAAGTCATCCCCATTAGAGCACCGTGTTAGGGGTGTCTGCCATCGATGACGAGGAGCTTGGCCAGATGGTTAGGGAagggaagattccctctaggGCCGTCGCTCGGTCCCCGCTGGATGAGGAGGTCCCGGAGCCTCTAGCCCAcgaggtcgtggtgttcgaggctttcttcAAAGCAAGCCTGGGCTTTCTGTCGGTGCAGCTGCTCGAGGAGCTGCTCCGTCACTACTACGTGGAGCTTccacagctccatgccaacTCCATCGCCTGCCTGGCCACCttgcgggcggaggggtgtgaagggagggtggaTAAGGATGATCAAGGGCGatgggacgaagaggcccctcagcttcgGTAGTGTTAACTTCTAGATACGACCACAGTGCCGTGATGCCTTCCCGGCAAAGGCTATTAATGGTCAGTGGTATACCAGCTGATTGCAGCAATGGTTTTACTACGATGAAGGCTTCGCGTCCCTCCTTCTCTCCATAAACTGGGATATCGCGTATGTCTCGGAGCCAGAGACGGGGATCATGGACGACCAGTTCGCTTCGCGACTGGCCCTTCTTCAGAGGGTGactgaaaagatgagcatgcgtgacctcgttgaggagttcaccatgttgcgcattcgTCCCCTTCAGATGGACTGGGACTAcgccttcgagcaaggtgcggaagagtggacGAAGGTATACTCTGGCCCCCCTGTaagctctggtgagtcctctttgtttgTCTGGTTTTTGACCCGCAGATGTGAGcctccttttttcttttagagagctgCCTTCCGCTGGAGCATGTGGTGGAGATCACAGAGGTGATCTTGGGCCCACTTACTCTGGCGGAGCGGGAGCGGCTGGTGGCTCTGACATAGAGCTGGGAACGGTATAACCGCGTCTGCTTTTATCTTGGAGTGGAGGCTCCGGCATGGCGGGGTCCGCCGAAGCCTAAGCCTGCTGGGAAACGAGCGCTCATATCGGCTCGATGGCTGAGTCGTCCGAGGTGTCACTGGTTCGTAGGAAGCGTCAGAGGCGGGTCGAGAGAGCGGGCAACCCATCCagaggtgagggtcagctcggtGGGGGTGACCGGGGGAAGGACCTAGCCTCTCCGGATATTGCCGGTCACGACCAGAGCCAGAGaggaggcgtggcctccgtggaatatgattttgggtttGCTGGTTCGGATATCGAGGGCATTacgggcccttctatgagaggttttgagggacttggtgaggcgttgttgcttcgttagctatatcCTATTTTGGTCGTGCACtaggatcttgatttgtgtttcatGGTATTTTGCAGCAACCATTGAGGTGGATGTATCTTCGACTCCTCCCCCAGAGGCTTCGGAGCCCTGGCAGGGGTTGGGGACTCCTTCGAAGGTGCCCCTGAAGGCCACCTCGGGGAACGCAACCTTGTTTCCACGGAGCCCCGAGCTGGCTGGTGACTTGGCCCTGGTGGCCGGTGCTGGGAGCATTGTGCCCTCTACTGGGGCTCTCTTCACGGCGGTCGAAGGGGGCCCTAGCCTCGGGGTCTTGACTTTGGACGACTTCACGCTACGCTCggaggcgtcaagggccttcATTGCAGCCTCCTCCCTTTTCTAGAGGGGGGAGGTCGAGCGATCATTGGCCCAGcgtcctttggaggaagtggagacACGTTTGGTAGCGGTGGCCCTGCAGGTCAGTAGATTTAGTTGTGATTTGCTGGGTCTAGTGTCAGGTTCTGAGTAGCTCATCtggttctttttcttcttctgttgtgcctcgtagcaagtaattttgacgagggcactAGGAGATGGGGGGCACCAGGCCTTTGCCACAGCTCATGACGAGATTGAAGGCCTTcgtcaggccttggaggaggcccaaaAGTAGGTGGAGTATTCGGAGGGTCACCTTTAGGGGGAGACAGTGCTCTACGAGCGTGAGGAGGGTCTCTGGCGGGAGGAGGTTTTGAAGCAGGAGCGCATGGAGGCTGAGGCGTGGAAGGCTACTGAAGATCTCTGGGAGGCGAGGGAGTTTACCAATACGGCCAACCCAGCCCGTGTGTCAgccgaaggtgatgttgagacccttcgggCTGCGGTGGGTGAGGTGCGgcaagagctgaaggaggctCTGGGATCGGAGGTGGCACTGCGctcggagtgccagcagttagctGCTCTTACGTCAGACGTTGCCCGGATTACCTTCGATGCTATGGGTGGCCTTGGGGTCAGGTGTCCGCCACTACCCTCTGATTCGAAGGCATCGGTTATGGCACTCTTCTAGCTTCGGTCTGCtgtgaaggtcatggttagagccGCGGAGACCTACGCGAGGTCCAGCGCACGCATGGTTCCGGCGctccagctgaccctgctgcaccgagtgggggttggtcccttcgaggTACTGGAGCAACAGGTGCCGGACTCTGTGATCGAGGGTTTTCGGCCAAAGGCACATCCGGTGGAGATTTGTGCGGTCTGGAGAGCTTCTGCCATAATTTATGGGTGAGGCATGGCTGGAGCATGACGCTGCGCtatatgtaacaccctaattttttttctctaattccaaatttttcttaatGGTTATTAagtttcaaatgaatttaattattttattcttaaagagagaaaaccctattttatagaaaagaaaagaaaatgacataggatataagtgaaaatcttgcattcatgctgaattagacaaatagtattttatttgaattcttgatgaacttatttgaagagattttgtctggatttttgaatttgaaatttgatttgaattctaTAGAAAAGATAAAGGTTAAATCTTCCCTCGGGCTGTCTCTTGCTGATTCGGCCCAACATCTCAGCTCAGCCCATCTGCCCGGATTTCCCTCCCGCCCGTGGCCGCgcccctgctccggcccagcCACCCGCGCCGTGCTCTCGCGCTGCAGCCGAAGACGCCTGCGCAGTCTCCGTTTTCCCCTGTGCCGCCGCCAGGTGGGGCCCGCCGGTCGGATCCGTCGTCTCCGAGAAGGACTCCGCTGCGCCGCCGAATCCGAGCGAGAAACCGACGCTGCCTTAAGAGTCCTGCGCTGTCCCGTGAcctccgagccgcctatatatatgcccgccccctccccgaactcatccCATCTGCAAATCGCCGAAAACCGAGCCCTAATCGTCGGATTCGAAGCTcgccgagccgccatcgccgccgcttcgtCCGCCCTCGCCGCTACACCGTTCCAGAGCCAAACCACGCAACTCGAGCCCACCATTGCACGCGCCTGCCCTTGCTGAAGCTTTTCCCGCcgtcgccttggcccctgcgtcgccggagcaccctctccgacgagttcccgaggcagccgccgccccttccgtcGTCGATCGCTTTCCTGTGCCGCCAAGCCcgaggtaagccccaaaacggattccccgcgCTTCCCTGAACGTTTTGCGCCGctcatcgtcgtcgccggcgagccctagccgattccggcgagatgtccggccgtgcgccgccgtgaaCCCCTCGGCGCTGCCCTGTCCTTCCCCTTCGGCCGCCCGATCTTCCCCGTGCCGTCGGATCTGTCCTCAACGATCGAGATTAGATCTAAATCGTACCCCTTCAGCAACCAGTAGTGTAGCGCCACGTGTTTACTCCTTAAACCAGTCAGCCGTATTGCCCCGTCaccctgccacctc is a genomic window of Phragmites australis chromosome 24, lpPhrAust1.1, whole genome shotgun sequence containing:
- the LOC133907132 gene encoding uncharacterized protein LOC133907132 isoform X1, whose protein sequence is MPSLVAGVYVMISGLDLERLVLTAGPVGLMQASLDVVRPYIRQREQFGRPVGEFQFIQGKCQICTPRCSRQDHLYTRLLWIAIMAKLTARIVQEQFSTLLKGQPKLHFRSSSMPERHQRAVEQLPPVRPERQGKGTTVTGLLRRREGTCRRGCALRLRLPGLPRRQGENKPGEGVLSHQQVRCHHHRELWRVKAGLRQNWLNGEVG
- the LOC133907132 gene encoding isovaleryl-CoA dehydrogenase, mitochondrial-like isoform X3, translating into MPSLVAGVYVMISGLDLERLVLTAGPVGLMQASLDVVRPYIRQREQFGRPVGEFQFIQGKCQICTPRCSRQDHLYTRLLWIAIMAKLTARIVQEQFSTLLKGQPKLHFRVKAGLRQNWLNGEVG
- the LOC133907132 gene encoding uncharacterized protein LOC133907132 isoform X4; the encoded protein is MSDMYTSLQSSRSFVYSVAMDCDNGKIDRKDCAGAILYAAERATQVALQTGVPACQNDINALWSNCHQYVQKDRAKVPPSPDCCAAVKALAGEDVPCGCGYLGSPAAREKISLEKVF
- the LOC133907132 gene encoding uncharacterized protein LOC133907132 isoform X2; translation: MPSLVAGVYVMISGLDLERLVLTAGPVGLMQASLDVVRPYIRQREQFGRPVGEFQFIQICTPRCSRQDHLYTRLLWIAIMAKLTARIVQEQFSTLLKGQPKLHFRSSSMPERHQRAVEQLPPVRPERQGKGTTVTGLLRRREGTCRRGCALRLRLPGLPRRQGENKPGEGVLSHQQVRCHHHRELWRVKAGLRQNWLNGEVG
- the LOC133907131 gene encoding uncharacterized protein LOC133907131, which codes for MGEGVKTMLARPIQLADEVAKQCAAARSFRAECADLKARADKLAALLRQAARAPDLYDRPAARIMTGATQALARASALAARCARGHPRLRNLFTLSPAAGFPRAVVALDTALEDVAWLLRISSPHHHDGGGEGDGDDDALLGLPNIAQNEPILFFIWDHVARLHTGSPAARADSAANLASLARDNQHFAKLIIEEDGVPPLLKLLKDGTDEGQEAAARALGLLGCDAESVDKLVHAGVCSSFTAALKEPPMRVQAAVADAIATLADRSSTCQDLFAQNNTVRYLVGHLASGTIQEHSRYSVGSSSSKNSATAQPPMKSLHSVVLAKTLSMRHGGDRDISGGVDDSPRMSNGSAGEQDTKKNQMQSVVHSAMAAKTSTNGSLVPPFRPQLGTSGSSGRGAREVEDPETKAHLKAMAAKALWKLARNHLGVCKSITESRALLCFAVLLEKGDGDMGTGIQLFSAMAIMEIARVAEHSLVLRQSAFKPSSPAAKAVVDQLLRVVCKGDYDDLLLPCITALGCLARTFTASETRIIAPLVQLLDERELPVIKEAVVALTKFACTENHLHVNHCQAIVDDGGACHLVQLVYLGDEVQIEALILLCYIALYVPESEELAQAGVLAVLLWASKQVHMVQDARVEALLPDAKARLELFQSRASQ